A genomic segment from Sulfitobacter mediterraneus encodes:
- a CDS encoding DoxX family protein, with protein sequence MKPLISLHDAVFTRLEQANWLLPTLARFLFAAVLLVYFLNSGLTKIGDGLSGLWTPSVGAYAQIFPRVLEEAGYDTDALGLFHRLVVLAGTWAEFILPALIVVGLLTRLAALGMIGFIAVQSLTDIYGHGQDSALGAWFDRFPDAVIMDQRALWVLLLLILVIKGAGPLSFDRAFKRRVI encoded by the coding sequence ATGAAACCGCTTATATCCCTGCATGATGCAGTTTTCACCAGACTCGAACAGGCCAACTGGTTGTTGCCAACGCTCGCAAGGTTCCTTTTTGCGGCGGTTCTGCTGGTCTACTTCCTCAATTCGGGTCTCACCAAAATCGGCGATGGCCTGTCTGGCCTATGGACACCTTCCGTCGGTGCCTATGCGCAGATCTTCCCCCGTGTGCTCGAAGAAGCCGGCTATGACACTGATGCACTTGGTCTTTTTCATCGTTTGGTCGTGCTCGCAGGAACATGGGCAGAGTTCATTTTGCCAGCCCTTATCGTTGTTGGCTTGCTGACCCGCCTCGCCGCGCTGGGGATGATCGGTTTCATCGCTGTCCAATCGCTGACCGACATCTATGGCCATGGCCAAGACAGCGCGTTGGGCGCGTGGTTCGACCGTTTCCCGGATGCGGTCATCATGGACCAGAGGGCGTTGTGGGTTCTCTTGCTGCTGATCCTAGTGATCAAAGGCGCGGGGCCCTTGTCCTTTGACCGCGCA